Proteins encoded by one window of Chanos chanos chromosome 7, fChaCha1.1, whole genome shotgun sequence:
- the LOC115817133 gene encoding NACHT, LRR and PYD domains-containing protein 3-like produces the protein MSESDDVMLRITEGHKTTLKNKYEFLYEGVALKENQTLLNSIYTELYIIDRESEGVNEKHEVLQIETSSRTRDSQDKPISCNDIFKPLSTNQTIEDKETLCSQEPGGDRKNLKIRAVLTKGIAGIGKTVSVHKFILDWAEGRTNQDIDFVLILPFRELNLVKGDHFSLHGLLLEFHPELKDLDPKKYNDCKMLFIFDGLDESRLQIDFSQRLCDVTTTSSVNKLISNLIQGNLLPSALIWITSRPAAASQIPSQFISRVTEVQGFTDSQKEEYFRKRVGDESQANRIISHIKATVSLHIMCHIPVFCWISATVLQEMLHQDNVKEIPKTLTEMYTHFLLIQTKMKKQKYEEKIETDSKNPLESSKEIFLKLANLAFNQLLRGNIMFYEEDLKECGIDVSEATVYSGICTEIFKEESVLRQKKVYCFVHLSVQEFFAALYVFYSYVNKNMMELEYFLQEETRGQLSKFKKGLKAFLWGKTRVEPNYVPLDALLKKAVDKSLESKDGRLDLFVRFLHGISLESNQKLLQGLLTHTQNNQESIKEISLYIKELNKDGVPPERWINLLHCLTEMNDRSLHEDIQAFVKSENYRTELSLAHCTALAYMFLISEEVLDEFDLKKYNASDEGRRRLLPAVRCCRKALIAGCKLNKQSCEAVASVLQSLNCPLRELDLSNNELQDSGVKSLCVGLRNPYCKLEILRLAGCKLTKQSCEAVASVLQSVNCPLRELDLSNNELQDSGVKMLCVQLENPHCKLEILSVDDGLMITKRQVLTDYACDLTLDPNTVNTKLSLSEGNRKVTRVKEKQSYPDHPERFDECRQVMCRESLTGRCYWETERSGVNAGISVTYKGIRRKGESRDCKFGDNKKSWSLICSDNSYSARHNKQSTDIPAPPSHTHRVGVYLDWSSGTVSFYSVSSDTHTLTHIHTFRSTFTEPLYAGFTVYYDSPVSLCQIK, from the exons atgtctgagtcagatgatgtcatgctgagaatcactgagggtcataaaaccaccctgaaaaacaaatatgagtTCTTATATGAAGGTGTTGCActaaaagaaaaccaaaccctcctcaacagcatttacacagagctctacatcatagacagagagagtgaaggagtgaatgagaaacatgaagttttacagattgaaacatCATCCAGGACAAGGGAttctcaagacaaaccaatcagctgcaatgacatcttcaaacccttGTCAACCAACCAAACTATAGAGGACAAAGAAACCTTGTGTAGTCAGGAACCAGGAGGGGACagaaaaaatctaaaaatcaGAGCtgtactcaccaagggcatcgctggaattggaaaaacagtctctgtgcacaagttcattctggactgggcagagggaaggaccaatcaggacattgattTTGTATTGATTCTTCCTTTTCGAGAGCTGAACTTGGTTAAAGGTGATCAtttcagtcttcatggactcctgctagagtttcacccagagctgaaagacttggatccaaagaaatataatgactgtaaaatgctgttcatttttgatggtttagatgagagtcgacttcagATAGATTTTTCTCAGAggctgtgtgatgtgaccacaacatcatcagtgaacaaactgatatcaaacctcattcaaggaaatcttcttccctctgcactcatctggataacctccagaccagcagcagccagtcagatcccctctcagttcatcagtcgtgtgacagaagtccaaggattcactgattcacagaaagaggaatacttcagaaaaagagtcggtgatgagagtcaagccaacagaatcatctcacacatcaaggcaacagtgagtctccacatcatgtgtcacatcccagtgttctgttggatttcagccactgtgcttcaggaaatgctacatcaagacaatgtaaaagagatccctaaaactctgactgagatgtacacacacttcctgctcattcagaccaaaatgaagaagcagaaatatgaagAGAAAATTGAGACAGACTCAAAGAATCCTCTTGAATCAAGCAAGgagatctttctgaaacttgctaATCTGGCTTTTAATCAGCTGCTGAGGGgcaatatcatgttttatgaagaggatctgaaagaatgtggcattgatgtgagtgaggccacagtgtactctgggatttgcactgagatctttaaggaggaatctgtgcttCGACAGAAGAAGGTTTACTGCTTTGttcatctgagtgttcaagagttctttgctgctctctatgtgttttacagCTATGTAAACAAGAACATGATGGAACTGGAGTATTTTCTGCAGGAAGAGACCAGAGGACAACTCAGCAAATTTAAGAAGGGACTGAAGGCTTTTTTGTGGGGAAAGACCAGAGTGGAGCCAAACTATGTTCCATTGGATGCATTGCTGAAAAaagctgtggataaatctttggagagtaaggatggacgtctcgatctgtttgtccgcttccttcatggcatctcactggagtccaaccagaaactcctacagggcctgctgacacacacacagaacaaccaggAGAGCATCAAGGAAATAAGCCTTtacatcaaagagttaaataaagatggtgtcccacctgagagatggatcaatctactgcactgcttgactgaaatgaatgatcgcTCTCTCCATGAAGACATTCAAGCTTTTGTTAAGTCTGAAAATTACAGAACCgaactctcacttgcacactgcacagcactggcctacatgtttctgatttcagaggaggtgctggatgagtttgatcTGAAGAAATACAATGcatcagatgagggtcgtaggagactgctcccagctgtgcggtgctgcagaaaagcttt aattgctggttgtaaactcaataaacagtcctgtgaagctgtagcctcagttctacagtcattAAACTGtcctctgagagaactggacctgagtaacaatgagcttcaggattcaggagtgaagtcgCTCTGTGTTGGATTAAGGAATCcatactgtaaactggagatactgag acttgctggttgtaaactcaccaaacagtcctgtgaagctgtagcctcagttctacagtcagtaaactgtcccctgagagaactggacctgagtaacaatgagcttcaggattcaggagtgaagatgctctgtgtgcaactggagaatccacactgtaaactggagatactgag tgtggacGATGGCTTGATGATTACAAAACGACAAGTATTAACAGact atgcctgtgatctcacactggacccaaacacagtaaacacaaagctctctctctctgaggggaacagaaaggtgacacgtgtgaaagagaaacagtcgtatcctgatcatccagagagatttgatgagtGTCGTCaagtcatgtgtagagagagtctgactggacgctgttactgggagactgagaggAGTGGAGTTAATGCTggtatatcagtgacatataaaggaatcaggaggaaaggagagagtcgTGACTGTAAGTTTGGAGACAAtaaaaagtcctggagtctgatCTGCTCTGATAACAGTTACTCTGCCCGTCACAATAAACAGAGCACTGAcatacctgcccccccctcacacacacacagagtaggagtgtatctggactggtcgtctggaactgtgtccttctacagcgtctcctctgacacacacacactcacacacatacacacattccgctccacattcactgaacccctctatgcagggtttacTGTTTATTATGACTccccagtgtctctgtgtcagataaaataa